A stretch of Pirellulales bacterium DNA encodes these proteins:
- a CDS encoding AAA family ATPase: MFRTHWGLRESPFRGSLDWRLFHPSPTHDEALARMQFLVEERRRMGLLLGPTGSGKSMVLEVFARRLRRKGAQVANLNMLGIDLHEFLWLTAAELGANPDRRHDVFHLWRMVVDRIAENRYQQIETVLLLDDADEAPPNALEQVVRIAQQDCSQQARLSIVLAASSDAAGRLLPRLLELAELRIDIEPWEPADTVEYINVAIKHAGRASPAFTEEAIHRLHDLCDGLPRRINQLANLTLLAGAGRNLSQIDTDTVESAYHELSTVQAVA; this comes from the coding sequence ATGTTTCGTACGCATTGGGGCCTGCGCGAATCGCCGTTTCGCGGTTCGCTCGACTGGCGGCTGTTTCATCCCAGCCCAACGCACGACGAGGCGCTGGCAAGGATGCAATTCCTAGTTGAAGAGCGGCGGCGGATGGGCCTGTTGCTCGGCCCGACCGGCAGTGGTAAATCGATGGTGCTCGAGGTGTTCGCCCGCAGGCTACGTCGCAAGGGAGCGCAGGTGGCGAATCTCAACATGCTGGGAATCGACCTACACGAATTCCTTTGGCTGACGGCCGCGGAGTTGGGTGCGAATCCCGACCGCCGCCACGATGTTTTTCATCTGTGGCGAATGGTGGTCGATCGGATTGCCGAAAACCGCTATCAGCAGATCGAAACCGTGCTGCTGCTCGATGATGCCGACGAGGCTCCGCCAAACGCTTTGGAGCAAGTGGTCCGAATCGCACAGCAGGATTGTTCGCAGCAGGCCCGACTCAGTATCGTGCTGGCCGCATCCAGCGATGCGGCAGGTCGCCTGTTGCCACGATTGTTGGAGTTAGCCGAACTGCGGATCGATATCGAACCTTGGGAGCCGGCCGACACGGTGGAGTACATTAACGTCGCGATCAAACATGCTGGCCGCGCGTCGCCAGCTTTTACAGAAGAGGCGATCCATCGGCTACACGATTTGTGTGATGGTTTGCCACGCCGCATCAATCAACTGGCCAACCTTACGCTGCTAGCCGGCGCAGGCCGCAACCTATCGCAAATTGACACCGATACAGTTGAAAGCGCTTACCACGAGCTAAGCACCGTACAGGCGGTGGCGTAG
- a CDS encoding 16S rRNA (uracil(1498)-N(3))-methyltransferase has translation MSERFFVATPVEGNSATLSGAEAHHLTNVLRASVSDLATLFDGSGDEFVARIRRIGKGTVSFDIERRRSIDRESAIALTLAVALPKGDRQRWLIEKSVELGVARLVPLFTQRGVAQPADAALTRLRRGVIEASKQCGRNRLMEIAEPRRLDELKENSRSSLQCLIAHPGGQPISQVKKASTELAEIVAAIGPEGGFTDEELASATSSGWAEISLGPRILRVETAAIAVAAWASLA, from the coding sequence ATGTCCGAGCGATTTTTTGTTGCGACCCCCGTGGAAGGAAACTCCGCAACGCTGTCTGGCGCCGAGGCACATCATCTTACAAATGTGCTGCGCGCAAGTGTCAGTGATCTGGCGACGCTGTTTGATGGTTCGGGCGACGAATTTGTTGCTCGCATCCGCAGGATCGGAAAAGGGACAGTGAGTTTTGACATCGAACGGCGGCGATCGATCGACCGCGAGTCTGCGATTGCCCTGACGCTGGCGGTGGCATTGCCGAAGGGGGATCGTCAGCGGTGGCTGATTGAGAAATCCGTCGAATTGGGCGTGGCTCGGCTCGTGCCCTTGTTCACCCAACGTGGCGTCGCTCAGCCAGCGGATGCAGCGCTCACGAGGCTACGCCGCGGCGTTATTGAAGCCAGCAAACAATGTGGTCGAAACCGGCTCATGGAGATTGCCGAACCGCGCCGGCTGGATGAGTTGAAGGAAAACTCTCGATCGAGCCTGCAGTGTCTTATCGCCCATCCTGGCGGGCAACCAATATCCCAAGTGAAAAAGGCGTCAACCGAACTTGCCGAAATTGTCGCCGCCATCGGCCCTGAGGGCGGTTTCACTGATGAAGAGCTCGCGAGCGCGACATCGAGCGGTTGGGCCGAAATCAGCTTAGGCCCGCGAATTTTACGTGTCGAAACAGCCGCTATTGCCGTTGCTGCTTGGGCATCTCTTGCATAG
- a CDS encoding ABC transporter permease, with protein sequence MTTEVEIHPHHYWPLWQLVRSRLTEFVREPEALFWVYGFPILMTVALGIAFRNQPVEQVVVAIIDNSSAADTQQALVSTKTDERFKATILSMDVARLKLRTGKTDLVVIASHVDGTLQYQYLFDPTRPQSVLARNAVDDQLQRSAGRKDVATTRTIKVEEPGSRYIDFLVPGLLGMSLMGGGLWGVGFVTVDMRIRKLLKRFLATPMKKSHFLAAIMISRLTFMVPEVLIILIFARYAFHVVNHGSVAAVIVLILLGAFTFSGIGLLVASRAKTLEAVSGLMNLVMLPMWIMSGIFFSSERFPEAFQPIVQALPLTPLIDALRAVMLEGASLASQTSRLLALAAWGSITFVLSLRLFRWR encoded by the coding sequence GTGACGACCGAAGTTGAAATTCATCCGCACCACTATTGGCCGCTGTGGCAACTTGTCCGCAGCCGGCTAACAGAATTCGTGCGCGAGCCAGAAGCACTGTTTTGGGTCTATGGCTTTCCAATTCTGATGACAGTGGCCCTCGGCATTGCCTTTCGCAATCAACCGGTTGAGCAAGTAGTCGTCGCCATCATCGACAACTCGTCGGCGGCCGACACTCAACAAGCCCTTGTCTCCACCAAGACAGATGAACGATTCAAGGCAACCATCTTGTCCATGGACGTAGCTCGTTTGAAACTGCGCACCGGCAAGACCGATTTGGTGGTGATTGCCAGCCACGTCGACGGCACGCTGCAGTACCAATACCTATTCGATCCAACCCGCCCGCAAAGCGTGCTGGCGCGAAACGCGGTCGATGATCAGTTGCAGCGATCCGCCGGACGAAAGGATGTAGCGACCACGCGAACCATCAAAGTCGAGGAGCCGGGGAGCCGATATATCGATTTTTTGGTGCCCGGTTTGCTCGGAATGAGTCTCATGGGAGGCGGTCTTTGGGGTGTCGGCTTCGTCACGGTCGATATGCGAATTCGCAAGCTGCTGAAGCGATTTCTAGCAACGCCCATGAAAAAAAGTCACTTCCTGGCGGCGATCATGATCAGCCGTTTGACATTCATGGTGCCAGAGGTGTTGATCATCTTGATCTTTGCCCGTTATGCGTTCCATGTGGTCAATCACGGCAGCGTTGCGGCCGTGATCGTGCTGATTCTGCTCGGGGCTTTCACATTTTCTGGCATCGGCTTGTTGGTTGCGAGCCGAGCAAAAACACTGGAAGCTGTTTCAGGGTTGATGAATCTGGTGATGTTGCCGATGTGGATTATGTCGGGAATTTTCTTTTCGTCCGAGCGGTTCCCTGAAGCGTTTCAACCGATCGTCCAAGCATTGCCATTGACGCCGCTGATCGACGCACTGCGGGCGGTGATGTTGGAAGGAGCGTCGCTGGCGTCCCAGACGTCGCGGCTGTTGGCGTTGGCGGCGTGGGGTTCGATTACGTTTGTGCTATCGCTGCGGTTATTTCGCTGGCGTTGA